The following proteins are encoded in a genomic region of Clarias gariepinus isolate MV-2021 ecotype Netherlands chromosome 12, CGAR_prim_01v2, whole genome shotgun sequence:
- the ccdc3a gene encoding coiled-coil domain-containing protein 3a yields MRFSALLCVWTLLGLGSGCQLPTDWRPLSEGCRAELAEIIVYARVLALYREPYYPLRASYAAGHPYAYEYARAGGSERAEALLYTAELEMLCDQAWGSMLEVPAGSRLNLTGLGYLSCQSHTVMENYSYIFFLRMDENYNLLPHSVNYQEAIFPDTQENQRMFSSLFQFSNCSSAHTLLRPDWEQQEDHRLLCSSVQQALFEEEDRAGRLQERVTELDKKNQKLKDRVGKLKRSLRKERKTSRRYERELRELRQQLSSNKKKSEHHLNSIAPPHRPSRHRHTHTL; encoded by the exons ATGCGCTTCAGTGCGCTGCTGTGTGTCTGGACTCTGCTCGGGCTCGGCTCGGGCTGCCAGCTGCCCACCGACTGGAGACCCCTGAGTGAAGGATGTCGCGCCGAGCTCGCTGAGATCATCGTGTACGCCAGGGTGCTGGCTCTGTACCGGGAGCCCTACTACCCGCTGCGCGCGAGCTACGCCGCCGGACACCCGTACGCCTACGAGTACGCGCGCGCGGGCGGTTCGGAGCGCGCGGAGGCTCTGCTGTACACCGCGGAGCTCGAGATGCTGTGTGACCAGGCCTGGGGCAGCATGCTGGAGGTGCCCGCGGGGTCGCGACTCAACCTCACCGGGCTCGGGTACCTGTCCTGCCAGTCTCACACGGTGATGGAGAACTACTCCTACATCTTCTTCCTCAG GATGGATGAAAATTATAACCTCCTTCCACATAGTGTTAACTATCAGGAGGCTATCTTCCCTGACACCCAGGAGAACCAACGCATGTTCTCCAGCCTGTTCCAGTTCTCGAACTGCTCCAGtgctcacacactcctcaggcCTGACTGGGAGCAGCAGGAGGATCATAGG TTGCTGTGCTCATCCGTGCAGCAGGCCCTGTTTGAGGAAGAGGATCGTGCGGGCCGTCTGCAGGAGCGCGTCACTGAACTGGACAAGAAGAACCAGAAGCTGAAAGATCGTGTGGGGAAGCTGAAGCGCTCGCTGCGCAAAGAGCGTAAAACAAGTCGGCGTTACGAACGCGAGCTCCGGGAGCTCCGACAGCAGCTGAGCAGCAACAAGAAGAAGTCTGAACATCACCTCAACTCCATCGCTCCTCCACACAGGCCGTCAcgccacagacacacacacacactgtga